A region from the Drosophila takahashii strain IR98-3 E-12201 chromosome 2L, DtakHiC1v2, whole genome shotgun sequence genome encodes:
- the LOC108055295 gene encoding uncharacterized protein: protein MLEIVVLFLLSSVSFFFANLERPTTFWGHFYATCPILMGLLSAGLVYINK from the exons ATGTTGGAAATCGTAGTACTCTTCCTTCTTAGTTCCGTGTCATTTTTCTTTGCAAATTTGGAGAGGCCAACCACATTTTGGGGACATTTCTATGCAACATGTCCAATTCTAATGGGACTACTATCCGCTGGATTGGTTTacataaat AAATAG